A single window of Terriglobia bacterium DNA harbors:
- a CDS encoding non-ribosomal peptide synthetase encodes MATVATGAHEQLQQTLAEWNATQKDYPRDKCVHQLFEERAAENPGATALVHGDQQLSYKDLDERANQLAWYLQKLGVGPNTLVGICMERSIDMIVSLLGTLKAGGAYVPLDPAYPPKRLSSMVSDVEIKVLLTHQNLADRLPENKATMIFLDSQKDSIAAESKTRPVSEATPDSLVYVIFTSGSTGKAKAAAVFHRGWTNLMHWFVTEFNVTTADRNLVVSSFSFDITQRSIAMPLIRGGELHLLASSRFDPGLILATIHKKQITLMNCAPSTFYPVIENPLLSPAQKLHSLRVLFLGGEAISASRLREWAESTDCRAEVANVYGAAECSDVSSFYRLKDYARYVTSSVPIGKPVFNTQIYLLDSDLKPVAFGEPGEICIAGDGVGKGYINDPALTEEKFVPNPFSSEPGSLLYRTGDMSRFLPDWNLEFIGRVDHQVKLRGYRIDLGDIENTLRQHSVVREAVVLNKGYGPSDQRLIAYLSPKEKNTTRERLEEELRPFLKDKLPEYMVPSEFIRVEDMPLNPNGKIDRSALLEIDTGGAGVKIGAEEPRNAIEKEVASVIAQTLKLDRVGIYDNFFNIGGNSFLLTEVLIPLCVNLQTSLSIADFLAGPTVAQIAKRIEELKSK; translated from the coding sequence ATGGCCACAGTAGCCACCGGTGCTCATGAGCAGCTGCAACAGACACTGGCTGAATGGAATGCTACACAGAAAGACTATCCCCGCGACAAGTGTGTTCACCAGCTTTTTGAAGAAAGAGCGGCAGAAAATCCAGGCGCCACCGCGCTGGTTCATGGCGATCAGCAGCTCAGCTACAAGGATCTGGATGAAAGGGCCAACCAGCTTGCATGGTATCTGCAAAAACTGGGAGTAGGCCCTAATACCCTGGTGGGCATCTGCATGGAGCGCTCTATAGATATGATTGTGTCCCTTCTGGGAACACTTAAAGCCGGGGGCGCTTATGTTCCCCTGGATCCGGCATATCCACCAAAGCGTCTGAGCTCAATGGTAAGCGATGTGGAGATTAAGGTGCTGCTTACCCACCAAAATCTGGCTGACAGGCTGCCCGAAAACAAGGCAACCATGATTTTTCTGGACAGCCAGAAGGACTCCATTGCGGCTGAAAGCAAAACTCGTCCTGTGAGCGAAGCAACGCCGGATAGCCTGGTCTATGTGATTTTTACTTCAGGATCTACCGGCAAAGCCAAGGCTGCGGCCGTATTCCATCGCGGCTGGACCAATTTAATGCATTGGTTTGTTACGGAATTCAATGTAACCACCGCGGACAGGAATCTGGTGGTTAGCTCCTTCAGTTTTGACATTACCCAGAGAAGCATCGCTATGCCATTGATTCGCGGAGGGGAACTGCATCTGCTCGCCTCCAGCAGATTCGATCCAGGGCTGATTCTCGCAACTATCCACAAGAAACAGATCACCCTGATGAATTGCGCTCCCAGCACGTTCTATCCGGTGATTGAAAATCCGCTCCTGTCGCCGGCCCAGAAATTGCACTCGTTGCGGGTATTGTTCCTTGGCGGGGAAGCTATCTCGGCATCGCGCCTGCGGGAATGGGCTGAATCCACCGATTGTCGTGCGGAAGTGGCCAACGTGTACGGAGCAGCCGAGTGCAGCGATGTGTCTTCGTTTTACCGTCTCAAGGATTATGCCCGTTACGTGACTTCGTCCGTGCCGATAGGCAAGCCGGTTTTCAATACCCAGATCTATCTGCTCGACAGCGATTTGAAGCCCGTGGCCTTCGGCGAGCCGGGGGAAATATGCATAGCTGGAGACGGCGTAGGCAAAGGATATATTAATGATCCTGCCCTGACTGAGGAAAAGTTCGTCCCCAACCCCTTCAGCAGCGAACCCGGATCCCTGCTATACCGCACCGGCGATATGAGCAGATTTCTGCCGGACTGGAATCTGGAGTTTATCGGCAGGGTCGATCATCAGGTAAAGCTGCGCGGATACCGCATCGACCTTGGCGACATTGAAAACACTCTGCGACAGCATTCCGTGGTCAGGGAGGCGGTGGTTTTAAATAAAGGGTACGGTCCAAGCGACCAGCGATTAATTGCCTATCTGTCGCCCAAGGAAAAGAACACAACCCGGGAGAGGCTGGAAGAGGAACTTCGCCCCTTTCTGAAGGACAAGCTTCCGGAATACATGGTGCCCAGCGAATTTATCCGCGTTGAGGATATGCCGCTGAACCCGAATGGCAAAATTGATCGTTCCGCGCTTCTGGAGATCGATACTGGTGGCGCCGGGGTTAAAATTGGAGCGGAAGAGCCGCGCAATGCCATCGAAAAGGAAGTTGCCTCGGTTATCGCCCAGACCCTGAAGCTGGATCGCGTAGGCATCTATGACAACTTCTTTAACATTGGCGGAAACTCGTTTTTGCTTACAGAAGTCCTGATACCGCTTTGTGTCAATCTTCAAACCAGTCTGTCCATTGCCGACTTT